In a genomic window of Muntiacus reevesi chromosome 1, mMunRee1.1, whole genome shotgun sequence:
- the LOC136159850 gene encoding NKG2-A/NKG2-B type II integral membrane protein-like isoform X2, producing the protein MKSYPELNLAKEARKHQMRDLPSPREKFVAVILGIICFVLVYALVRVITFIPPTLIQEQNNSSWITRLQKECHCGRCPKDWFTYSNNCYHITFEEKTWSGSLTACASRNSTLLYLDNEEELKFLKSLSVMSWIPVFREGHSHPWMWQNGSTCKLQILDVSPEKRNCAVLTSGVIKSDDCEFPNMYTCKHKLEN; encoded by the exons atgaaaaGCTACCCAGAACTAAATCTGGCTAAGGAAGCCAGGAAACATCAAATGAGAG ATTTACCATCACCTCGAGAGAAGTTTGTTGCTGTGATCCTGGGAATCATCTGTTTTGTCTTGGTGTATGCTCTAGTGAGAGTGATAACTTTTATTCCAC CTACTCTAATACAGGAACAGAATAACTCCTCTTGGATAACAAGGCTCCAGAAAG AATGCCATTGTGGTCGTTGTCCAAAAGACTGGTTTACATATTCCAACAACTGCTATCATATTACTTTTGAAGAAAAAACATGGAGTGGGAGTTTGACAGCCTGTGCTTCTAGGAACTCTACTCTGCTTTATTTAGATAATGAAGAGGAACTG AAATTTCTGAAGTCCCTATCAGTTATGTCATGGATTCCAGTCTTTCGTGAAGGCCATAGTCATCCGTGGATGTGGCAAAATGGCTCAACTTGCAAACtaca GATATTAGACGTATCACCTGAGAAAAGAAACTGTGCAGTGCTAACCTCAGGGGTCATAAAGTCAGATGACTGTGAATTCCCAAATATGTACACTTGCAAGCACAAGCTTGAGAATTAA
- the LOC136159850 gene encoding NKG2-A/NKG2-B type II integral membrane protein-like isoform X1, whose product MKSYPELNLAKEARKHQMRDLPSPREKFVAVILGIICFVLVYALVRVITFIPPTLIQEQNNSSWITRLQKVIRNLSSECHCGRCPKDWFTYSNNCYHITFEEKTWSGSLTACASRNSTLLYLDNEEELKFLKSLSVMSWIPVFREGHSHPWMWQNGSTCKLQILDVSPEKRNCAVLTSGVIKSDDCEFPNMYTCKHKLEN is encoded by the exons atgaaaaGCTACCCAGAACTAAATCTGGCTAAGGAAGCCAGGAAACATCAAATGAGAG ATTTACCATCACCTCGAGAGAAGTTTGTTGCTGTGATCCTGGGAATCATCTGTTTTGTCTTGGTGTATGCTCTAGTGAGAGTGATAACTTTTATTCCAC CTACTCTAATACAGGAACAGAATAACTCCTCTTGGATAACAAGGCTCCAGAAAG tAATTCGCAATCTTTCTTCAGAATGCCATTGTGGTCGTTGTCCAAAAGACTGGTTTACATATTCCAACAACTGCTATCATATTACTTTTGAAGAAAAAACATGGAGTGGGAGTTTGACAGCCTGTGCTTCTAGGAACTCTACTCTGCTTTATTTAGATAATGAAGAGGAACTG AAATTTCTGAAGTCCCTATCAGTTATGTCATGGATTCCAGTCTTTCGTGAAGGCCATAGTCATCCGTGGATGTGGCAAAATGGCTCAACTTGCAAACtaca GATATTAGACGTATCACCTGAGAAAAGAAACTGTGCAGTGCTAACCTCAGGGGTCATAAAGTCAGATGACTGTGAATTCCCAAATATGTACACTTGCAAGCACAAGCTTGAGAATTAA
- the LOC136159839 gene encoding NKG2-A/NKG2-B type II integral membrane protein-like isoform X2 gives MNNQGVIYAELKVVKNSEKQRIKPKGSKGLISIAQQELTYAELSLQNASQNLQGNEENYHSKDSPSPPERLIAGILGIVCLVLMSTVVTMIVVTPSTLIQEQNNSSRTTRLQKECHCGRCPKDWFTYSNNCYYITFEEKTWSGSLTACASRNSTLLYIDNEEEMKFLKSLSVMSWIPVFREGHGHPWMWQNGSTCKLQISDVSPEKRNCAVLSSGGIKSDDCEFPNMYTCKHKLEN, from the exons ATGAATAACCAAGGAGTAATCTATGCAGAACTGAAGGTAGTCAAGAATTCAGAGAAACAGCGAATAAAACCTAAGGGCTCTAAAGGTCTCATTTCAATAGCTCAGCAGGAATTAACATATGCAGAATTAAGTCTTCAAAATGCTTCTCAGAATCTTCAAGGGAATGAGGAGAACTACCACTCCAAAG ATTCACCATCACCTCCAGAGAGGCTCATTGCTGGGATCCTCGGAATCGTCTGCCTTGTCCTGATGTCCACTGTGGTAACAATGATTGTTGTCACTCCCT CTACTCTCATACAGGAACAGAATAACTCCTCTCGGACAACAAGGCTTCAGAAAG AATGCCATTGTGGTCGTTGTCCAAAAGACTGGTTTACATATTCCAACAACTGCTATTATATTACTTTTGAAGAAAAAACATGGAGTGGGAGTTTGACAGCCTGTGCTTCTAGGAACTCTACTCTACTTTATATAGATaatgaagaggaaatg AAATTTCTGAAGTCCCTATCAGTTATGTCATGGATTCCAGTCTTTCGTGAAGGCCATGGTCATCCGTGGATGTGGCAAAATGGCTCAACTTGCAAACtaca GATATCAGACGTATCACCTGAGAAAAGAAACTGTGCAGTGCTATCTTCAGGGGGCATAAAGTCAGATGACTGTGAATTCCCAAATATGTATACTTGCAAGCACAAGCTtgagaattaa
- the LOC136159839 gene encoding NKG2-A/NKG2-B type II integral membrane protein-like isoform X1, whose amino-acid sequence MNNQGVIYAELKVVKNSEKQRIKPKGSKGLISIAQQELTYAELSLQNASQNLQGNEENYHSKDSPSPPERLIAGILGIVCLVLMSTVVTMIVVTPSTLIQEQNNSSRTTRLQKVIHNFSSECHCGRCPKDWFTYSNNCYYITFEEKTWSGSLTACASRNSTLLYIDNEEEMKFLKSLSVMSWIPVFREGHGHPWMWQNGSTCKLQISDVSPEKRNCAVLSSGGIKSDDCEFPNMYTCKHKLEN is encoded by the exons ATGAATAACCAAGGAGTAATCTATGCAGAACTGAAGGTAGTCAAGAATTCAGAGAAACAGCGAATAAAACCTAAGGGCTCTAAAGGTCTCATTTCAATAGCTCAGCAGGAATTAACATATGCAGAATTAAGTCTTCAAAATGCTTCTCAGAATCTTCAAGGGAATGAGGAGAACTACCACTCCAAAG ATTCACCATCACCTCCAGAGAGGCTCATTGCTGGGATCCTCGGAATCGTCTGCCTTGTCCTGATGTCCACTGTGGTAACAATGATTGTTGTCACTCCCT CTACTCTCATACAGGAACAGAATAACTCCTCTCGGACAACAAGGCTTCAGAAAG TAATTCACAATTTTTCTTCAGAATGCCATTGTGGTCGTTGTCCAAAAGACTGGTTTACATATTCCAACAACTGCTATTATATTACTTTTGAAGAAAAAACATGGAGTGGGAGTTTGACAGCCTGTGCTTCTAGGAACTCTACTCTACTTTATATAGATaatgaagaggaaatg AAATTTCTGAAGTCCCTATCAGTTATGTCATGGATTCCAGTCTTTCGTGAAGGCCATGGTCATCCGTGGATGTGGCAAAATGGCTCAACTTGCAAACtaca GATATCAGACGTATCACCTGAGAAAAGAAACTGTGCAGTGCTATCTTCAGGGGGCATAAAGTCAGATGACTGTGAATTCCCAAATATGTATACTTGCAAGCACAAGCTtgagaattaa